From the genome of Rhizobium sp. NXC24, one region includes:
- a CDS encoding biotin-independent malonate decarboxylase subunit gamma, which translates to MQLADILPSLFPAGYEITQADGLVTGWGRLDQQNRIDLIGVADKTYPGVDEALAVAAHVLSVARRPDRSPLLFLVDSGSQRMSRRDELLGLSEALAHLAKALWQAERAGHRTVGLLYGGSAAGAFIATALACGSLAALPTAWPEVMDLPSMARVTKLPLATLKEKAETTPVFAPGLDNLLATGAIAEVWDPAASLNAQLAAVLAKPASSDLRARLGADRGGRPKAAMIAAEVERLALLHD; encoded by the coding sequence ATGCAGCTCGCTGATATTCTTCCTTCACTCTTTCCAGCCGGCTACGAGATAACGCAGGCGGATGGGCTTGTTACCGGCTGGGGCCGGTTGGACCAACAAAACCGGATCGATCTGATCGGCGTAGCCGACAAGACCTATCCCGGCGTCGATGAGGCGCTAGCCGTGGCCGCGCATGTCCTTTCCGTCGCCCGGCGGCCGGACAGGTCGCCCCTGCTCTTCCTGGTCGACTCCGGCAGCCAACGGATGAGCCGGCGTGATGAACTCCTTGGTCTCAGCGAGGCGTTGGCGCACTTGGCGAAGGCATTATGGCAGGCAGAGCGTGCCGGACATCGCACGGTCGGCCTGCTCTACGGTGGCAGCGCTGCCGGCGCCTTCATTGCCACCGCGCTGGCCTGCGGATCGCTCGCAGCCCTGCCCACCGCCTGGCCTGAAGTCATGGATCTGCCATCCATGGCGCGAGTGACCAAGCTGCCGCTCGCTACGCTGAAGGAAAAGGCCGAGACAACCCCCGTCTTCGCGCCCGGCCTCGATAATCTTCTTGCAACCGGCGCCATAGCAGAGGTTTGGGATCCAGCGGCTTCTTTGAACGCTCAACTCGCAGCAGTTCTTGCCAAGCCTGCTTCAAGTGATCTGCGCGCAAGATTGGGCGCCGATCGA